Below is a genomic region from Methanolobus sediminis.
CTTTTTGTGGGTTGTTATTGTAGGTTAAATCTAAAAAAGAATGAGTCTAGAAAATATATTAAACTAGCAACATACGTTATTTTGCTAAAACATGCACAGCAATTTCCTTTCTTAAATCATCAACTCTTTTCCTAATGTCAGTGGACATATATTCAGCTTTATCACGCATTTGAGTATAATTTAGTGCATCATAGATATAGGTTTCAATCTCTGAAGGCTTCATATCACTATTGAATTCCACTTGATTTATTTTTGAATTTAATCCTTCATAAAAAAGATTTAATAAATCATTATTATTTTGAGCTATAATATATATAATGTCAGGATCAAAAGACCCTAACAAAAGATCGAAATTCCTTAAGTCTTCAATTATTTCTTCCAAATGAGAAAAACCACAAAATAGATCGGTTATGTCAAACCATTCACCCAAATTCAAGTTTTGATTTGTTTGGAAAAATAAGTTAATTCCAAACATTACTTTTTCATCCTTCCAAGCTTTTGAGTGTTGTTTAATCATTTTTATAATATCTTTTTCAATTTCAATTGTATTAATCGCTATTTTGTCCTTACATTGTAGAATAGTAAATTCAAATGATAACACTAGTTTTTTATTTTCATAAACATCTCTTGTTACACTTAAAACAAAATCATCTAAATAAGCAATGTAAACATACATAGGAAGATCTTTTAATTTATCAGATGTTTCCTTTAATGCCTTCAGCAAAAATTCAAATTCCTCTTTACGCTTTTGTTTTTCTATACAAAAGCAAGATTTTTCTCATTAATTTTTACATTTTTCTTGTTATCTAAATAACCTAAAATAGAAATTAAAATTGCAAGAATACTTAGTAAAATTGTGATAATACTAAATATAGAGATATCGCTTGCTAGCACATCAGAAGAATTAAGAGCAACCATTGAAGGTAATTTGCTTTTTAGATGTATATTTACTTTTCTCTGAACTCAAATATTACATTTTTAGAAATATTATACTACTACACCAACAAAAATACAGTTACAATAATCAAAAAAAGTAATCTGGTGCGGGAGATGCGATTCGAACGCATGAACTCCTACGAGACTAGGCTCTGAACCTAGCGCCTTTGGCCAGGCTGGGCAACTCCCGCATTGTGAACGTTGGTTAGTAGCGCTTTTTCTAGTTAAACTTTGTGTTTGGAAAGTTAAAAAGGTTTGGTGAAAACGGTGGCATTATGCCATCATTTTCATAAGGAGAGCTTTCTGGGCGTGCAGGCGGTTCTCAGCCTGGTCGAAAACAACTGAATGAGGACCATCCATAACCTCTGCACTTATTTCCTCACCGCGGTGTGCAGGGAGACAGTGCATAACGATGACATCAGGTTTAGCCTGCTCCACCAGTTCACTATTGATCTGGTATGGTGCAAGGTCTTTCAGGCGCTGTTCACGCTCATTCTCATCGCCCATGGAAACCCATACATCAGCATAAAGGATATCTGCATCCTTTGCAGCCTCATATGGATCATTGGTGATAGTAATCTTTCCGCCAAGTTCCCTGGCAAGCTCAACAACATCCTCATCCGGCTCATATCCGGGAGGACATGCAACAGCGACTTCCATATCCATAAGAGCGCCACCGATAATAGCAGAATTACAAACATTGTTCCCGTCGCCAACCCATGCATACTTCAGACCGGCGATCTTGCTCTTATACTCGCGGATAGTGAGAAGGTCAGCAAGAATCTGGCATGGATGTTCCTTATCCGAAAGCGCATTGATAACCGGAATTGAGGAATGCTCTGCCAGCTGTTTCACCGTTTCATGGCTATAGACCCTTGCAATAATAGCATAAAGGTATCTTGAAAGAACCTCGGAAGTATCCCCTACAGTCTCACCTCTGCCAAGCTGCATATCCCTGGCGTTGAGATAGAGAGCATGCCCGCCAAGGTCGCACATAGCAACCTCAAAAGACACACGGGTACGTGTAGATGACTTTTCAAAGATCATGCCGAGACTCTTATTCTTTAGCAGGTCTGTGACCTTACCCCTCAGGCGTTTCTCCTTAAGATCCTCCGCCATATCGAGTAACTCATTGATCTCATCATGAGTCAGGTCTGCCATTGAAATCAGGTGTTTCATACTTAAACCCTCACTGTATAACTAATAAAACTACTGCCCGCGTATTTCATTCATATGGTCAATACGCCTCTGGATAAGGAATGCCTTACCTATATCACTTCTGTAATGAAGGTCACCGGAAAGATTCTCCAGAGCATTCTGGGCGATCTCTTCTGCCTCTTCAATTGAATCAGCAACACCTACAACAGCAACAGCCCTTGAACCTGTGGTGTAAACCTTTCCATCCTTCTCGTAAACGCTTGAATAGAAAAGGATCGCGTCACCAATATCACCAACTGTGACTTCCCTGTCCTTTGTAGGATCATCAGGATAACCTGCAGGGACAGCATACTTGCACACTGTTGCCTTGTTGCTGAACTTCACATCGATCTTATCAAGTGTACCGCTTGCCATTGCAGCCAGCACATCAACATAATCTGACTCAAGAAGAGGTAATACGTTCATTGCCTCCGGGTCACCGAAACGTGCATTGAACTCAATGACCTTCGGACCGTCCTTTGTGATCATGAACTGACCGTAGAGTGTTCCCTTGTACTCCTGTCCGGTCTCCTTGTAGAGTGCCTTGATGGTGTCCTTCATTATTTGCTTTGAACTCTCAACATCCTCAGCGGTCAGGAACGGAAGAATTTCACCTGCTGCATTGTAGGAACCCATTCCACCGGTGTTTGGTCCGAGATCGTTCTCAAATGCCCTCTTGTGGTCCTGGACTGTTGGCATGAAAGCAAGGTTCTTACCGTCAACAAAAGCCTGAAGTGTGAATTCCTCACCAACAAGGTTCTCCTCAACGACAACGCTTCCCATGTCAAGAAGACTTGCTGCATACTCTTTTGCAGCCTTAACATCAGGTAACTGGTCACCCATTACCTTGACACCTTTTCCACCTGTAAGACCTGCAGGCTTGATAGCAACATTTCCAAGCTCATCAATAAAAGCATCCATTGCAGCCTTATCTGTGAAAACATCGAAAACAGGGCAGCCTGCAATATTGTTGTTCCTCATGAAGTTACGTGCCCATGCCTTGTCAAACTCAAGCTGTGCAACTTTCTGTTTAGGACTTGCAACGCTGATGCCTTCTGCTTCAAGGGCATCTGCAAGACCAACTGAAAGAGGTGCTTCCGGACCAACCACAACAAGCTCAATGTTCTTGGAAACAGCATACTCGACAACTTTCTCAACGTTTGTCTCCTTTTCAAGGAGATAATCTTCACAAAGAGCAGCAATGCCCGGGTTCTTCTTTGACATCACCGCATAGATGGACGGGTCTTGCCTGCTACGTTCAATTGCTGCTACGATAGCATGCTCTCTTCCGCCGCCACCAACTACTAGTATATTCATTTATGAAACCTCATTATCAGAATTTATCAGAAAAATATTATCGGATTGTTAGATGTAATACATCGGTATTTGATTGATCAGAGATGTTTTTGTTTGTATTATAAATAGGAATTAGAATATCAGAGTGTTCTAATTCCTGTAATAAATAACTTGTCTTTTATTCGGATGTTATTATGCTACTTCAAACGATACTTTAGATATATCTCAAATGAGATCACTTGCCCTTACAAGAGGAACAAGTTTAACACCAATATCACTCAGGCTCTTCTCCGCTCCGGACTCACGATCAACAACAGTGATGACCCTGTCAACAACAGCACCAGCTTCACGAATTGCCACAATAGCATCCATCACAGAACCACCGCTTGTAGTTACATCCTCAAGAAGCAGTATTTTTGAACCTTCCTGGAAATCCCCTACAAAGCGTCCACCGGTACCATATTCTTTCTCAGACTTACGAATGAGTACCAGAGGAAGCTCAGTCTCCATTGAAACTGCAGTTGCAAGTGGAACACCACCAAGCACAACTCCACCGACAGCATCGATATCCAGACCCTTTATGACCTTTCCTGCTTCCTTTGCTATTACCTTTAAGGTCTTAGGATCCGTGCTTGCCTTTTTAATATCAATATAGTAACTGCTTTTCTTTCCTGAAGCAAGTGTGAAATCACCAAATTTGACTGCACCACATGCCTTTAATGCATCAATTAATGTACGTTTGCCATTCCCTTCAGACATAAGATCACCGATAATTGCTAATAATTGTTAAATAGATTATTTGTTTGATAATTGTTAAACTCTGTCAATCACCAGGGCTCGTTCTTAACCCCAATGTAGTAACCTATAACGTTAGTTACAAAATGCAGCAGAGGAGTTACGATAAGCAAAGTAAGGATAATACCGGAAGTAAAGTTACCCAAAAACCATGCAGGTGAAGTAATTAATGTCAAAAGCCATGCACCCATGACAAAATCAAGCTGATCAACACCAGGCAAAGCAGCACCTCTCTTGTATCCCATCCTGCGTTTGAAATAACTCATGGACATATCACCCAGTAGCGAGCCGAATGCAAGGGTGAATATTACAAGCATAGCACCCATACCTTCACCGAAGGATGGCAATTCAACACCAAATATACTGCTGCTTCTGCTAAGATAATACATTTGCAACAAGCCAAGTAACATTCCGCACACAGTACCTGCAATAAGACCACGCCAGGTCTTTCCATCTCCAAGCATGCGACGCCCGTCAGACATCGTTCTGCCACCATCTATAGGACGGCCACCGCCAAAAACAGCAGCCATGGAGTTTGGAATGTATGCAGGAAGCATCAGCCAGACAGCAGTGATAATTATCTCTATCAAGTAACAAGCCTCTTTGAAAACTCTTTTTTGCAATTTACGTTTGCAATACCATTGTTTAATATATCAGAGTACAACGGATAAAATAGCTCTAACTATAAATACATTGTACACTAAAATTTCCCGCGAGATGAAAAACAAAATACCTGACCTGACAACAAGTAATACAATGCTTGCGACTGTTGTCACTTTTCTCATACTGGCGACTATCATCACAATGGGAATGCTGACTCCCCTTATCGCAAAGCTTGTAAACGGCGTGGAAATAAGTCTTGATCCCGGCTATTATAACACCAGATCCGCACTACCTGTTGCTGCACTGGTGCTGCTTTTAAGCACATGCATGCTAATAGGATATGCAGATAAAAAATACATTGTACCCATAGTAACCGGTTCAGTGGTGCTTTCGATTATTTTTGCAGTGCTGGCACCGTTTGGAAATACTCCAATTGATATTTCCCTGCCAATACTGATAGTAGCCCTCCTGACAGCCTTTTACCGCATATACAGAATAGTTCTCGGTAAACAGAATGCTTCAACAAAAAATAAGATACGTAGTATAAGCGCACATGTTATCCATGTTGGAATACTGCTAATCCTGCTTGGCATAATACTCAGTTCCAACATGAAAATAGAAAGCTCCGCAGTCCTTAGTTCAGGTTCCGGCGAGATAGTAAGTTTTGACGGACAACACTACCAGCTTATAATGAACAGTATGAACTCATACTACAGCGGAGAAGCTTTCAGGAACTATCCTGCATCATCATATACAACAGAAGTCATTTTTGATATCTACAAAAATGGCAGGTATTTTAAGAGTGGAAAAGTGAACTACATCACCGATTTCAAGTGGGGACAGTCATACACAACTACTTACATTAACCATGGACTCACCGAGGAACTTTTCATAGCCCCTAGAGCTATTGACGAATCGGCTGGTGAGATTGACCTTTACATGAGAACTGTACCGTTCATCAACTGCCTCTGGGGAGGCATCTACCTTATGGTAATAGGTATCATTGCCCTGATCCTGACTGACCGCGGGAACAAAGATAGAGCAATTGACCCTACCAGTGTCGTATCAGAAAAAAGCAGTGCCAATGGCACAGACAATGAAAACAAATATGACCGTATGCTTCAGCAGGAAATTCAGAAGCGTAAAGCAAATAGGGTGAAGGGAAAGAGGTGATGATTTGAATTTTGGAATGATACTTATATGGATAGCCTTCATCTGCGGACTGGGAGCCACATTTGCTTCAATCCGATACAATCTGAGTTCTGACCATCGATCAGGAATACTAACTAAAAAACTGGAAATACTCTGTACGCTTGCTGTGGCACTGTCATCCCTGATTCTCGTTATACACCTGCTGGGTGTGAACGCATCCTACGAATACGTGTATAACCACTCAAGCACCGATCTTTCATGGTTCTACCGTATATCCGCATTCTGGGCAGGTCAGCAGGGTTCTCTCCTTCTCTGGGCGTTGGGAATACTTGTGATGCTTATGTTTGTACGCTATACAGGGCACACAAAAGAATTTGCAGAATCGAAGCTCATGGACATTACCACAATGGTAACCATGGCAATTGTATCTGTGTTCCTGATACTGCTTATAATAGACAATCCATTTGCAGCTTTCAGAGTTCTGCCCTCGGGTTCCATAGAACCAACTAACTGGAATCCTTTTGCTGCACTCTATGATGTGCCCTACGGCCAGGGAATGAACCCTCTCCTGAGAAATCCATGGATGGCAGTCCACCCGCCAATGCTTTTCCTGGGATATGCGGCTTTCACTATCCCCTTTGCAGCTGCGGTTGCTAATCTCATCACCAAGGATAGCCGCTGGACACTCATCTCAAGGGACTGGATGAGAATTGCATGGCTTTTCCTTACACTGGGAATTGGTCTTGGAGGATTCTGGGCATATGAAGTGCTCGGATGGGGGGCATGGTACTGGACATGGGATCCTGTGGAAACATCTTCCCTCATACCATGGATAACTGCTACAGCATATCTGCATGCACATTCACGTTCAAGATTTGGAGAATATGGTTTCCTGGCACCACTAATGGCAATAGTATCTTTTATACTGGTGATATTTGCAACCTTTGTAACAAGAAGTGGTATCTGGGCCTCTGTGCACTCCTGGCAGGACTTCACAACAGAAGGACTGATAATAGCCATATTCCTGGTAATTCTCACAGGAAGCAGTATATTCTTACTTGGTAAGAGATATCTGGAAGATAACTGAAAATTGAAAACTAAATATTAAGTAAGACAATTGCTTTTAAAGCACTTGTCACCCTATTTTTTTATAGCATATACATTCAGACGTCTGAAGTACTCGAAATAAGTCCCGCCTTCCTGCTCAGCTATCGCTTTTGCTTCTTTGATTACACGCTTTGCAAAAAGACTAGCCTTATCCTCCGGGAGGAAAGATACAAAAGGAACAAGACTTGGCTGGTTTATCCATCCAACATAAGATTCTTCATCAGGAAAATTGCGGTCAGCATTTTCGATCCATGCACGAATGCCCATAAAACCGGACCTTACAAGCAAGTCACCGTATTCTTCTGCGCCGGGCATGTACCAGGGCCATTCAAATGAACTGAAATCATCCTTGAATTCCGGAGAAAACATTATTCCTTTAAGGACTGGAATCAGATTCATACAATTACCTTCACCTGCAAACTGTACCCTCATGATCCCGCCACTTTTCATTGAGCGATTGATCTGACGCAGAGCAAAAGAATGGTCTTTTACCCAATGAAGAGCAGCGTTGGAGAACACAACATCGAACTCGTCCTCAAAGTCCAGCTCGGTAATGTCACACAGTAAGAAATCCATATTGCCTTTCCTGTGCTTTTTTGCCTGTTCAAGCATAGAAGGTGAACTGTCAATACCAGTTACTTTTCCATCCGGAACCTTTTCTGCAAGTTTTGCGCTGAGAAGACCATTGCCGCAACCAAGATCAAGAATGTGTTCATCGCCTTTCAGGGCAAGCTCATCTATTACTTTGCTGCCCCACTCCTGTTGTGGTGCTGAGAACTTTTCGTACTTCTCACCGTCAAATCCCTTTTTCACAGAAATCCTCCTTAACCCTGAATGACCTTATTCCTCAATAAATGTCTCTGTTTTGAGATTCCCATTCTCTTCTACCAGTATTTCGATCTTCCTTTCAGCCTTTGAAAGTTTCTGGTTGCACACACGGGCAAGCTTCATTCCACGTTCGAACAGTCCGAGACTCTCATCAAGGGTTAATTGACCCTTTTCGAGCTTTTCCACCAGCGATTCCAACTCTTCCAGAGATTGTTCAAAACTTATAGCCTCAGAATCTTCCGAACTATCCATAAGGTCACTCATCTGGCGCTTACCAACATCTGTGCTTTCTTCAGAACTTTTCCTAGTCCTTGCCATAAAATTCAGCTCCTACTCCCATTTTCAGCCTTATTTATTTTCTCTGACCTTCTACCCGTTACTCTGCACTCAAGAGTACCATCTACCAATCTAACATCAACAGACTCTTCAGTTTCCACGTCATCAACACTTCTGATTACAGCATGGCTCTCACTTTTCAGAGCAATACTATATCCTCGTTCAAGAGTGTTCAAAGGACTTACTGCATTGAGTCTGCCCGCAAGCCCGCTAAGTGAAGCATGCCTGGATTCCATTGCCCTTCCAAAAGCCATTTCCATACGGGAACTTAGTTCATCGATTCTCTGCATATCACGCCGCACGATTTCAGCAAATCTTTCCGGCTCTATACGCGAATAAAGATATTCAACATGATGCCGCTTATCAGCGATAAGATGTATTGCAGCCTGCTGCATACGTGATGACACTGATTCAACATGTTTTTTCAGGCCGGTTTTTTCAGGTACAGCAATCTCAGCGGCGGCTGATGGTGTTGGAGCCCTCACATCCGCCACAAAATCCGAAATTGTATAATCGGTTTCATGTCCCACTGCGGAAATCACAGGAATCCCGGAATCAAATATGGCCCTTGCAACAATTTCTTCATTAAAGGACCACAGGTCTTCCAGGGAACCACCACCTCTTCCCAGAATTATTACATCTACATCAGTCCGGTTTAGATATTCAAGGGCTTTTACGATACTCTCCGCGGAAGTTTCACCCTGTACTATCGCAGGACTCAGCAGTATATCCACAGGGAACTTGCGCCTGAGTACATGAAGTATGTCGTGAATTGCGGCACCGGTTGGTGACGTAATAACACCTATTCTGGAAGGATACTGAGGGATCTTCTTCTTGTGAACAACATCGAACAGACCTTCCTCCTGTAACCTGTTCCTGAGCTGTTCATATGCTTTGTAAAGCTCACCGATACCATCAGGACGCATATCAAGAACCCTGAGCTGATACTGACCTCGAACTGTATAGACATCAACAGTTCCGAATAC
It encodes:
- the xseA gene encoding exodeoxyribonuclease VII large subunit — its product is MGIYTVSQLNEHIKKVLTSDPQLSQVWVRGEISNLTKHSSGHYYFTLKDGNAQISCVSFRMTNRTLKFEPESSMKVLVFGTVDVYTVRGQYQLRVLDMRPDGIGELYKAYEQLRNRLQEEGLFDVVHKKKIPQYPSRIGVITSPTGAAIHDILHVLRRKFPVDILLSPAIVQGETSAESIVKALEYLNRTDVDVIILGRGGGSLEDLWSFNEEIVARAIFDSGIPVISAVGHETDYTISDFVADVRAPTPSAAAEIAVPEKTGLKKHVESVSSRMQQAAIHLIADKRHHVEYLYSRIEPERFAEIVRRDMQRIDELSSRMEMAFGRAMESRHASLSGLAGRLNAVSPLNTLERGYSIALKSESHAVIRSVDDVETEESVDVRLVDGTLECRVTGRRSEKINKAENGSRS
- a CDS encoding cytochrome c-type biogenesis CcmF C-terminal domain-containing protein; the protein is MKNKIPDLTTSNTMLATVVTFLILATIITMGMLTPLIAKLVNGVEISLDPGYYNTRSALPVAALVLLLSTCMLIGYADKKYIVPIVTGSVVLSIIFAVLAPFGNTPIDISLPILIVALLTAFYRIYRIVLGKQNASTKNKIRSISAHVIHVGILLILLGIILSSNMKIESSAVLSSGSGEIVSFDGQHYQLIMNSMNSYYSGEAFRNYPASSYTTEVIFDIYKNGRYFKSGKVNYITDFKWGQSYTTTYINHGLTEELFIAPRAIDESAGEIDLYMRTVPFINCLWGGIYLMVIGIIALILTDRGNKDRAIDPTSVVSEKSSANGTDNENKYDRMLQQEIQKRKANRVKGKR
- the pyrE gene encoding orotate phosphoribosyltransferase; this encodes MSEGNGKRTLIDALKACGAVKFGDFTLASGKKSSYYIDIKKASTDPKTLKVIAKEAGKVIKGLDIDAVGGVVLGGVPLATAVSMETELPLVLIRKSEKEYGTGGRFVGDFQEGSKILLLEDVTTSGGSVMDAIVAIREAGAVVDRVITVVDRESGAEKSLSDIGVKLVPLVRASDLI
- a CDS encoding class I SAM-dependent methyltransferase gives rise to the protein MKKGFDGEKYEKFSAPQQEWGSKVIDELALKGDEHILDLGCGNGLLSAKLAEKVPDGKVTGIDSSPSMLEQAKKHRKGNMDFLLCDITELDFEDEFDVVFSNAALHWVKDHSFALRQINRSMKSGGIMRVQFAGEGNCMNLIPVLKGIMFSPEFKDDFSSFEWPWYMPGAEEYGDLLVRSGFMGIRAWIENADRNFPDEESYVGWINQPSLVPFVSFLPEDKASLFAKRVIKEAKAIAEQEGGTYFEYFRRLNVYAIKK
- a CDS encoding CDP-2,3-bis-(O-geranylgeranyl)-sn-glycerol synthase — encoded protein: MLPAYIPNSMAAVFGGGRPIDGGRTMSDGRRMLGDGKTWRGLIAGTVCGMLLGLLQMYYLSRSSSIFGVELPSFGEGMGAMLVIFTLAFGSLLGDMSMSYFKRRMGYKRGAALPGVDQLDFVMGAWLLTLITSPAWFLGNFTSGIILTLLIVTPLLHFVTNVIGYYIGVKNEPW
- the purD gene encoding phosphoribosylamine--glycine ligase, producing MNILVVGGGGREHAIVAAIERSRQDPSIYAVMSKKNPGIAALCEDYLLEKETNVEKVVEYAVSKNIELVVVGPEAPLSVGLADALEAEGISVASPKQKVAQLEFDKAWARNFMRNNNIAGCPVFDVFTDKAAMDAFIDELGNVAIKPAGLTGGKGVKVMGDQLPDVKAAKEYAASLLDMGSVVVEENLVGEEFTLQAFVDGKNLAFMPTVQDHKRAFENDLGPNTGGMGSYNAAGEILPFLTAEDVESSKQIMKDTIKALYKETGQEYKGTLYGQFMITKDGPKVIEFNARFGDPEAMNVLPLLESDYVDVLAAMASGTLDKIDVKFSNKATVCKYAVPAGYPDDPTKDREVTVGDIGDAILFYSSVYEKDGKVYTTGSRAVAVVGVADSIEEAEEIAQNALENLSGDLHYRSDIGKAFLIQRRIDHMNEIRGQ
- the argF gene encoding ornithine carbamoyltransferase; translation: MKHLISMADLTHDEINELLDMAEDLKEKRLRGKVTDLLKNKSLGMIFEKSSTRTRVSFEVAMCDLGGHALYLNARDMQLGRGETVGDTSEVLSRYLYAIIARVYSHETVKQLAEHSSIPVINALSDKEHPCQILADLLTIREYKSKIAGLKYAWVGDGNNVCNSAIIGGALMDMEVAVACPPGYEPDEDVVELARELGGKITITNDPYEAAKDADILYADVWVSMGDENEREQRLKDLAPYQINSELVEQAKPDVIVMHCLPAHRGEEISAEVMDGPHSVVFDQAENRLHAQKALLMKMMA
- the ccsA gene encoding cytochrome c biogenesis protein CcsA produces the protein MNFGMILIWIAFICGLGATFASIRYNLSSDHRSGILTKKLEILCTLAVALSSLILVIHLLGVNASYEYVYNHSSTDLSWFYRISAFWAGQQGSLLLWALGILVMLMFVRYTGHTKEFAESKLMDITTMVTMAIVSVFLILLIIDNPFAAFRVLPSGSIEPTNWNPFAALYDVPYGQGMNPLLRNPWMAVHPPMLFLGYAAFTIPFAAAVANLITKDSRWTLISRDWMRIAWLFLTLGIGLGGFWAYEVLGWGAWYWTWDPVETSSLIPWITATAYLHAHSRSRFGEYGFLAPLMAIVSFILVIFATFVTRSGIWASVHSWQDFTTEGLIIAIFLVILTGSSIFLLGKRYLEDN
- a CDS encoding exodeoxyribonuclease VII small subunit yields the protein MARTRKSSEESTDVGKRQMSDLMDSSEDSEAISFEQSLEELESLVEKLEKGQLTLDESLGLFERGMKLARVCNQKLSKAERKIEILVEENGNLKTETFIEE